The nucleotide sequence CTTTGCAAAATGGCCTTTCATTGGCTTATTCACTCTGCTTGCCTTAGCTTCATAAAAACCTACCTGAATAGCATTATATCCATCTGTTTCCACAGTTTTTTTCTGAAGTACTATACATGGACCTGCAGCTATAACAGTTACTGGGACAACTACACCTGTATCTTCAAAAACCTGAGTCATACCCTTTTTAATTCCTAAAATAGCGTTGGACACTTTCTACACCCCCTCTTTTACTAAAGTTTTATTTCGATGTCTACGCCAGCCGGTAAATCAAGACGCATTAGTGCATCAACTGTCTTAGGTGTAGGTTCATTTATATCAATGAGTCTTTTATGAGTCCTCATCTCAAACTGTTCCCTTGAATCCTTATTGACATGGGGAGACCTCAAAATTGTAAATATATTTTTTTCAGTAG is from Desulfitibacter sp. BRH_c19 and encodes:
- the rpsJ gene encoding 30S ribosomal protein S10 (NusE; involved in assembly of the 30S subunit; in the ribosome, this protein is involved in the binding of tRNA; in Escherichia coli this protein was also found to be involved in transcription antitermination; NusB/S10 heterodimers bind boxA sequences in the leader RNA of rrn operons which is required for antitermination; binding of NusB/S10 to boxA nucleates assembly of the antitermination complex), with the protein product MAKNKIRIRLKAYDHQLLDQSSQRIVETAKRTGANVSGPIPLPTEKNIFTILRSPHVNKDSREQFEMRTHKRLIDINEPTPKTVDALMRLDLPAGVDIEIKL